The sequence GTGCAACCCAGTCTCTTTCGCCTTATCAATAATCTTGCGGGCATCGGCAACAGTGGTGCAAAGGGGTTTTTCGATGAGTAGATGTGCCCCATGTTCCAGGGCAATAACCGCTTGCTCGGCATGCAAGTGGTCAGGCCCTGCGATAATTACCGCATCGGGTTTGGTGTCTTTAAGGAGTTGAACGTAATCATTACCCGGAACGGCATTGGGGTAGAGGGACAGCGTCTTCTTAATCGCAGCTTCACGGGGGTCGAATATGGCGGCAAGTTTGCCTCGTCCTTCTTTTTCGGCCACTTCAACCGCGCATAACCCTGCATCTCCGCAGCCTGTTAGTAGAAGCCTATATTTACTCATCATTATCCCCCTCATTCATTTGAACCTTAAAATCGGCAAAAACTATTCTACCTTACCATCTGCTAGTCGTTCTTGCCAAGCGTCAATCGGACGAAAATCCTGTTTATTACGTCTGCCGAAACCATGTAAAACTAAACTCTTTCAGGCTTTTCGGGTTTGTGGGATTTCAGGGACTTTAGGGCGGCTTCGCAGAGGGCGACGGTTTTTGCGGCGAAGGTCGCAGGGATGGGGTTTTCAATCTTTCCATCGAGTAGATCTAAGAATTCTATGACCGTTTCGCCCCAACCGTGTCCGCCGATTAACTCGCCGGTAATCTTTTCAAGTTGCTCTTGACCGTTTCGGCCTTTTTGCAGCATTGCTTGGCCTGTGAGTGTGCCTTCGGTGCCGAAGACCTCAATTCGTTGCGCAGCGCCGGGGTGTTTACAACCGCAACTGATAAAACATTTGCCGAGTACCCCGTTTTCGAACTTGAAGATGAGTATCAGGCAGTCATCGGAGGGGAACTCGGGTGCGCAGAACTTATTACTGTAACAATAAACTTCCTCAACCTCTGAACCAACCACCCATAGCATCAAATCCAAATAATGGTAGCCTCCGCCAAAGAGAATGTTCTGGGGGTTATTCTTGTCGATACGCCAGGGGGTATAGTACTCACCCTTCTCCGAATACCACGGCCAATGGTCAAAGGCATAATCGCCTTGCACAAAGAATATTTTCCCCGCTCGACCTTCCTTTGCAGCGAGGGCGATTTCCCTGTTCGGCCAAGCATAGCGTTCGGTGTGATCTACCATCACGTGCAGCCCAGTCTCTTTCGCCTTATCAATAATCTTGCGGGCATCGGCAACGGTAGTGGAAAGGGGCTTTTCGATGAGTAGATGTGCCCCATGCTCCAGGGCAATAACCGCTTGTTCGGCATGTAAGTGGTCAGGCCCTGCGATTATTACTGCATCGGGTTTGGTGTCTTTA is a genomic window of bacterium containing:
- a CDS encoding Gfo/Idh/MocA family oxidoreductase, which produces MMSKYRLLLTGCGSAGLCAVGVAEEAGRGKLAAIFDPREAAIKETLSLYPDAIPGDDYVQLLKDTKPDAVIIAGPDHLHAEQAVIALEHGAHLLIEKPLSTTVADARKIIDKAKETGLHVMVDHTERYAWPNREIALAAKEGRAGKIFFVQGDYAFDHWPWYSEKGEYYTPWRIDKNNPQNILFGGGYHYLDLMLWVVGSEVEEVYCYSNKFCAPEFPSDDCLILIFKFENGVLGKCFISCGCKHPGAAQRIEVFGTEGTLTGQAMLQKGRNGQEQLEKITGELIGGHGWGETVIEFLDLLDGKIENPIPATFAAKTVALCEAALKSLKSHKPEKPERV